The DNA window GGCCTATCGTGACGCCGTGTTGCTCAATGCCGCGGCCTCGCTGGTCGTGGCGGGGCGCGAGGAAGACTGGCCCGCGCGGGTGGCGGAAGCCGAAGATGCGATCGATAGCGGCGCAGCGGCCAAGTTGCTCGCCGACTGGATTGCAATGGTGGCATGAGCAAACTGGCCGAAATCTGCGCTATCAAGCGCGAGGACGTGACGCGCCGTAAGCGTGAGCGTTCGCTGGGCTCGCTGGAAGATGCGGCGCGCAACGCCGGTCCGGTGCGCGGGTTTGCCAAGGCGCTCGGCAACGCCGCGACGTCAGGCTTCGGACTTATCGCGGAAATCAAGCGAGCTTCCCCCTCCAAGGGCCTGATCCGAGACGATTTCCAACCCGCGAACCACGCCCGTGCCTACGCCGCCGGTGGCGCCGCGTGCCTCTCGGTCCTGACAGAGGAACCGCATTTTCAGGGCGCGGATCGCTTCCTGGTCGAGGCGCGGGCGGCATGCTCGCTGCCGGTGCTGCGCAAGGATTTCACGCTCGATCCGTGGCAGGTGGTCGAAGCCCGCGCGCTGGGCGCCGATGCGGTGCTGCTGATCGCCGCCGCGCTCGACGACACGCTGATGGCCGAACTCGCTGCCACGGCTGTCGATCATACGCTTGATGTGTTGTTCGAAGTGCATGATCGGGCCGAACTCGACCGTGTTCTGGCGCTCGACCCGCAGCTAGTCGGCATCAACAACCGGAACCTCGCCACGTTCGAGACCGATCTCGCCACCAGCGAAGCCCTTGCCCCCCATCTGCCCGCAGACTCCATCGGCATCGCCGAAAGCGGCATCGCAGCCAACGTCGATCTGGAGCGCCTGTCGGCCCACGGCCTGCGCTGCTTCCTCGTCGGCGAAACCCTGATGCGCCAGCCCGATGTCGAGAGCGCGACGCGGGAATTGCTCGGAATCGGATAGAAAACCGCAGTATTCCGTCCCTCGCGCTTGGGGGCTATCCCCTTCGGACAAGTATCACCGCAGACTCCCGAATTCGGGGGAGTGGTGATATGAGGGTGGGATGGACGTTTCTGCCATTAAGAAGCGCCGCTTTGTTAGGCGGTCCGCAAAATGTTGGTGGGATGAATTTTCTGGCCCGGTGTTTGATCGCTCAGAAATTCTCTCGCTGTTGCAGGCTGCTGGCGCGACATACCTTATTCTTCAAACAGCGAGTTTCACTCGCATGATTGAGGAAATAGATTCTTGGGTGATCGCTGCCCAGGCTTTCGGGTTCGTCACCCTAGGGTGGGCGGTGATTTGTTTGGTGAGGGCACCTCTCATTGTCCGAAAGAGGGACCGATCGCTCGGCTCTTGGCGCGGCGGAGGATATTCCTACAAAAATGCGGAATGCGTGTTTGTCAGGCAGTATTTCGCCAACAGCAGAACAAACACCGACGATATACGCTTCTCCGAAGTCGAACCAAACAGTCTGGTCCGGTATTCGATTGAGTTAGAACCCCCCGTATACGAGCGGGTTTCCGCCGGATTGGCGCTTGTGCCCTCTACTTTAGAATGCCCAAAAAAAATACGCGTCGGAGGTCGGGGGCGCATTAAAGTAGATCGAAACCAAAAGGCGTGGCTTTGTGTCCGCCTAGCAGATCATACGGTCCCTGTGATATGCCGCGTGTATTGCCACTCGTTTGAACTCGAAGACTCCACGTTATCAGACGTTGACCCAATCCATGTAAGGCCTCAAAAATGAGCGATGACACATCCCGCTTCGACCGCCTCCTAAAGGTGATGACGGGGCCTAGCGCTGAAAAGCCAGCATCAGCTCGGAAAGCATCGTCTCGGGACGGTTCCGGCGATTGTGACGAAACTCAAACTCGCCTAGATACTTCGAAAGATGCTTCGCGCTAACGTGGATATGAGTTCCGCTAATCCCGCGCTTTAGCTGTGCCCAGAAGCCTTCAACGCCGTTGGTCGAGACGTTGCCGCGCACATACTCGCCTGCGCTGTGGTTCACCGTGTGGTGCCAGTAGCCCTTGAAATCGCCAATATCGCCGTAGCTGCTGAACTCGTCGGTGTGGATTTCGGTGTGCGGCTTCACATTCTCAAAGATGTGACCCTCTAGCGTAACCTTGCCACGGTTCGGGATGACGCGGGTAATCACGTTGCCGCCGCGCTGTAGCATGGCGAGGATCGCGGTCTTGTTGCCCTTGTAGCCCGTCCCCATGCCCTTCGCGACGCCGCCGTGATAGGTTTCGTCGATCTCGACCGTCACGAAAGGCCCGCCCAGCGGTTCGTCACCGTCAACAATCGCCATGTATTTGCGGATTTCATGGCACATGCGCCACGCCGTTTTGTAGGTCACGCCGATCTGGCGTTCGACCTCCTTGGCCGCGACACCGCTGCGCGAGGTGGTGAACATAAACATGACGTGGAACCAGTCGCGAAGGCTGGTGCGCGTCCGGTGGAACGGTGTTTCAGCGGTCGGATAGATCTGGTGGCCGCAATGCTCGCAAGCATAGGAGCGGCGGGCCTTAACACGGTAGAACTTCGCATCCTTGCCGCACTTGTCGCACTCGTGACGCTCGCCAAAGCGCACCAGT is part of the Alteriqipengyuania halimionae genome and encodes:
- the trpC gene encoding indole-3-glycerol phosphate synthase TrpC, translating into MSKLAEICAIKREDVTRRKRERSLGSLEDAARNAGPVRGFAKALGNAATSGFGLIAEIKRASPSKGLIRDDFQPANHARAYAAGGAACLSVLTEEPHFQGADRFLVEARAACSLPVLRKDFTLDPWQVVEARALGADAVLLIAAALDDTLMAELAATAVDHTLDVLFEVHDRAELDRVLALDPQLVGINNRNLATFETDLATSEALAPHLPADSIGIAESGIAANVDLERLSAHGLRCFLVGETLMRQPDVESATRELLGIG
- a CDS encoding IS1595 family transposase — translated: MKTKAPTLRQFQDRFPTEESCLEHLKLVRFGERHECDKCGKDAKFYRVKARRSYACEHCGHQIYPTAETPFHRTRTSLRDWFHVMFMFTTSRSGVAAKEVERQIGVTYKTAWRMCHEIRKYMAIVDGDEPLGGPFVTVEIDETYHGGVAKGMGTGYKGNKTAILAMLQRGGNVITRVIPNRGKVTLEGHIFENVKPHTEIHTDEFSSYGDIGDFKGYWHHTVNHSAGEYVRGNVSTNGVEGFWAQLKRGISGTHIHVSAKHLSKYLGEFEFRHNRRNRPETMLSELMLAFQR